The Proteus vulgaris genome has a segment encoding these proteins:
- the dcuD_1 gene encoding C4-dicarboxylate transporter yields MTGLIIAALVTALVVYLLARGYKPQPVLLLGGLLLLLLTASLDLNPLLPENKSTQFKYFDIFQIFTNIMSSRLAGLGLTLMAIAGFSRYMEHVGASRALFAIFEKPLKAIKSPYLLLVISFLVTQILVIFIPSHAGLGMLLMVTMYPILIRSGISPLSALGVIGCCQFIDHGPGSGNVIMAAKTADIEPAVYFVQHQLPITIPIIIAVAITHFFIQRWWDKREGFVFDPTTIDSVKEEDNKIPLSYALLPVIPLILIIGFSPLLHPYIKLEVTTAMIISTVIALLFEYVRLRDAKAVMNSFMLFFEGMGKQFVLVVSLIVSGEFFANGLLKSGAVDTLISSAQDAGFGIAAMIIVMSAILALAAFLMGSGNAAFFSFAALTPKIAAFLKVDVITLILPMQIMTSFGRTVSPITAAIVAIAGIANVSPFQIVKRTAIPMAVAAIVNLAMTFWFLYS; encoded by the coding sequence ATGACAGGTTTAATCATTGCCGCGCTGGTAACAGCGTTGGTGGTTTATTTACTGGCGCGAGGTTATAAGCCTCAACCAGTATTATTACTCGGCGGGTTGTTGCTATTACTCTTAACGGCATCTCTCGACCTTAATCCGTTATTGCCAGAAAATAAATCCACTCAATTTAAATATTTTGATATTTTCCAAATCTTTACGAATATTATGAGTTCTCGCCTAGCGGGTCTTGGTTTAACATTAATGGCCATTGCGGGTTTCTCTCGTTATATGGAACACGTTGGCGCAAGCCGTGCTTTATTCGCGATTTTTGAGAAACCATTAAAAGCGATAAAATCGCCTTACTTATTATTAGTGATTTCATTTCTAGTCACCCAAATCTTGGTTATCTTTATTCCTAGCCATGCGGGTTTAGGTATGCTGTTGATGGTCACTATGTACCCGATATTAATTCGTTCTGGTATTAGTCCACTTTCCGCTTTAGGTGTTATTGGATGTTGCCAGTTTATCGACCATGGTCCCGGTTCTGGTAACGTGATTATGGCTGCGAAAACAGCGGATATTGAACCTGCCGTCTATTTTGTTCAACATCAGTTACCGATCACTATTCCTATTATTATTGCTGTTGCCATCACTCACTTCTTTATTCAGCGCTGGTGGGATAAACGTGAAGGATTTGTTTTTGACCCAACAACGATTGATTCTGTAAAAGAAGAAGATAATAAAATTCCGTTATCTTATGCCTTATTACCCGTGATCCCTTTAATTCTGATTATTGGCTTCAGTCCTTTGCTACACCCTTATATTAAATTAGAAGTCACCACAGCGATGATTATTAGTACTGTGATTGCACTTCTTTTTGAATATGTTCGCTTACGCGATGCAAAAGCGGTAATGAATAGCTTTATGCTGTTCTTTGAAGGAATGGGTAAGCAATTTGTCTTAGTAGTATCGTTAATTGTCTCCGGTGAGTTCTTTGCGAATGGTTTACTAAAAAGTGGTGCCGTCGATACACTAATTAGTTCTGCTCAAGATGCAGGTTTCGGAATTGCAGCCATGATTATTGTAATGAGTGCCATTCTTGCATTAGCCGCCTTTTTAATGGGTTCGGGCAATGCCGCATTTTTCTCATTTGCAGCCTTAACACCTAAAATTGCCGCCTTCTTAAAAGTCGATGTGATTACCTTAATTTTACCCATGCAAATAATGACAAGTTTCGGCCGTACTGTTTCACCCATTACCGCCGCCATTGTCGCCATTGCAGGTATTGCGAATGTCTCACCGTTCCAAATAGTTAAACGCACTGCTATTCCTATGGCTGTCGCGGCTATTGTGAACTTAGCGATGACATTCTGGTTTTTATATTCCTAA
- the sseA gene encoding 3-mercaptopyruvate sulfurtransferase, translated as MEYDYFVTPQWLFEHQNNSDLVILDVSAPMPTQQIDYQALYLERHIPHAHFFDLDEIADKTTTLPHMLPSDTLFSETLTQLGISNTTTVILYDQGNLFSVPRGWWTFTTLGCRNVRILAGGLQVWIDAGFAIEQGETIKTPATSPFVVERHAQHYANKQQLIDNLATKQKQMIDARSADRFYGRAPEPRPGLRSGHIPGSKNVPWNELVVDGQLKGKTELKQIFEQAGVDLSQPVIVTCGSGMTAAVLFLALTILGCQSIALYDGSWAQWGAESALPCEC; from the coding sequence GTGGAATACGATTACTTTGTTACTCCCCAATGGCTATTTGAACATCAAAATAACTCTGATCTTGTGATCCTAGATGTCAGTGCACCAATGCCAACACAACAGATTGACTATCAAGCGCTTTATCTTGAGCGCCATATTCCACATGCTCATTTTTTTGATCTTGATGAAATCGCAGATAAAACGACAACATTGCCACATATGTTGCCGTCTGACACACTATTTTCAGAAACGCTGACGCAATTAGGTATCTCTAATACCACGACGGTTATTCTTTACGATCAAGGCAACTTATTTTCTGTTCCTAGAGGTTGGTGGACATTCACAACACTAGGTTGTCGTAATGTGCGCATTCTTGCTGGCGGTCTACAAGTATGGATTGATGCTGGATTTGCTATAGAACAAGGTGAAACTATCAAGACACCAGCAACATCTCCATTTGTAGTTGAACGTCACGCCCAACATTATGCTAATAAACAGCAACTTATTGATAATCTAGCGACAAAGCAAAAACAGATGATTGATGCGCGTTCTGCTGATCGCTTTTATGGTAGAGCACCAGAACCCCGCCCAGGCTTGCGTAGTGGACATATTCCTGGTAGTAAAAATGTGCCTTGGAATGAGTTAGTTGTTGATGGGCAATTAAAAGGTAAAACTGAATTAAAGCAAATATTTGAGCAGGCTGGTGTCGATTTATCACAACCCGTCATTGTTACCTGTGGTTCAGGTATGACTGCCGCAGTGTTATTTTTAGCGTTAACAATATTAGGTTGTCAGTCTATCGCACTTTATGACGGTTCTTGGGCGCAATGGGGCGCAGAGAGTGCTCTTCCTTGCGAATGCTAA
- a CDS encoding transglycosylase associated protein yields MGILAWIIFGLIAGILAKFLMPGSYDIGLIWTCILGIVGAVVGGAISSFFGKGKVDGFNFGSFVVAVIGAIVVLYLAKIFAS; encoded by the coding sequence ATGGGAATTCTTGCTTGGATTATCTTTGGTTTGATCGCGGGTATTTTGGCGAAATTCTTAATGCCAGGCTCTTATGATATTGGTCTGATATGGACTTGTATTCTGGGTATTGTGGGTGCGGTTGTTGGTGGCGCAATCAGTAGCTTCTTTGGTAAAGGTAAAGTGGATGGTTTTAACTTTGGTAGCTTTGTTGTTGCCGTTATTGGTGCCATTGTTGTACTCTATCTTGCCAAGATATTCGCCAGTTAA
- the dusC gene encoding tRNA-dihydrouridine synthase C, producing MRVLLAPMEGVLDPLVRELLTSINDYDLCITEFVRVVDSLLPTKAFYRLCPELQTESRTKSGTLVRVQLLGQHPQWLAENAFRAVSLGSWGVDLNCGCPSKTVNGSGGGASLLKQPETIYQATKAMRHAVPLELPVSVKVRLGWDSSSYSHEIADAVAQGGATEITVHGRTKEDGYSADKINWQAIGDIRQRLSIPVIANGEIWNREDALACLATTGCDAIMIGRGAMNTPNLSRVVKGIEAKMSWQEVIQLLKRYIRLEKRGDTTIYHASRIKQWFSYLRKEYPEADALFRQIRTLKTSPEIAVAIEAL from the coding sequence GTGCGAGTTCTATTAGCGCCAATGGAGGGGGTTTTAGACCCCCTTGTGAGAGAGTTGCTCACTTCGATTAATGATTACGATCTCTGTATTACAGAGTTTGTGCGTGTTGTTGATTCATTACTGCCAACAAAAGCTTTTTATCGCTTATGTCCTGAATTGCAGACTGAAAGTCGCACAAAAAGTGGCACACTTGTGCGAGTGCAATTATTAGGGCAACACCCACAATGGTTGGCTGAAAATGCGTTTAGAGCGGTGTCATTAGGCTCTTGGGGAGTTGATTTAAATTGTGGTTGCCCTTCAAAAACAGTCAATGGTAGTGGGGGGGGAGCTTCACTTTTAAAACAGCCAGAAACGATTTATCAAGCCACTAAAGCGATGCGTCATGCAGTACCTTTAGAATTACCTGTATCGGTTAAAGTGAGACTCGGTTGGGATTCTTCCTCGTATAGTCATGAGATTGCAGATGCGGTGGCGCAAGGTGGTGCTACAGAAATCACGGTACATGGCAGAACAAAAGAAGATGGCTATAGTGCAGACAAAATTAATTGGCAGGCTATTGGTGATATTCGCCAAAGACTCTCAATACCTGTGATTGCCAATGGTGAAATCTGGAACCGTGAAGATGCATTAGCTTGTTTAGCTACAACAGGGTGTGATGCGATAATGATTGGGCGTGGTGCAATGAATACACCTAACTTAAGTCGTGTTGTAAAAGGCATAGAAGCTAAAATGTCATGGCAGGAGGTTATTCAATTATTAAAGCGTTATATTCGTTTAGAAAAACGTGGTGATACGACGATCTATCATGCATCACGCATTAAACAGTGGTTTAGCTATTTAAGAAAAGAATATCCAGAGGCGGATGCGTTGTTTAGGCAAATCCGAACATTAAAAACGTCGCCAGAAATTGCAGTCGCAATAGAGGCTCTGTAG
- the rhlE gene encoding ATP-dependent RNA helicase: MTDFTSLGLSEALLRAIDEQGYKTPTPIQQQAIEPILAGKDVLASAQTGTGKTAAFTLPILEKLAQSAEKTKGRQPVKALILTPTRELAAQIAENVKAYSRYLPIRSLVVFGGVSINPQMMKLRGGVDVLIATPGRLLDLEHQNAVDLSRVEVLVLDEADRMLDMGFIHDIRRVINKLPKKRQNLLFSATFSKEITGLANSLLNHPVSISVAPKNSAAESVDQYVHLVDKKRKTELLSHLIGLENWSQVLIFTRTKHGANKLAEHLNADGIKSAAIHGNKSQGARTRALADFKDGKLKALVATDIAARGLDIDQLPYVVNFELPQVAEDYVHRIGRTGRAAATGKAISLVCVDEHGLLADIERLLKREIPRLALEGYDPDPSIKAAPLHKKPKNNAPRRSGGGHGRADIRGKDNRNNPRKEAGSEGGKEGDRKKNKENYRNKDGSRTGKLGPRRSRKSDEGSDNQSPWSKAKKEF, from the coding sequence TTGACCGATTTTACATCGCTTGGCTTAAGTGAGGCGCTTCTCCGCGCTATTGATGAACAAGGGTATAAAACCCCAACCCCTATTCAACAGCAGGCGATTGAGCCGATTTTGGCAGGTAAAGACGTATTAGCCAGTGCGCAAACAGGAACGGGTAAAACAGCCGCTTTTACATTGCCTATCTTGGAAAAGTTAGCTCAATCGGCAGAAAAAACCAAAGGTCGCCAACCTGTTAAAGCACTCATTTTAACGCCAACACGTGAACTCGCAGCACAGATTGCTGAGAATGTGAAAGCGTATAGCCGTTATTTACCGATCCGTTCACTTGTTGTTTTTGGCGGTGTGAGTATTAACCCGCAAATGATGAAATTGCGTGGTGGCGTTGATGTATTGATAGCAACCCCTGGGCGTTTACTCGACCTTGAACATCAAAATGCGGTCGATCTTTCTCGTGTTGAAGTTTTAGTACTTGATGAAGCTGATCGTATGTTAGATATGGGCTTTATTCATGATATTCGCCGAGTGATCAATAAATTACCTAAAAAGCGTCAAAATTTATTATTCTCCGCGACATTCTCTAAAGAGATCACAGGACTGGCCAATTCTTTATTAAATCATCCTGTGAGTATTTCAGTTGCGCCAAAAAATTCGGCTGCTGAATCTGTTGATCAATATGTTCATTTAGTGGATAAAAAACGTAAAACAGAGTTGTTATCACACTTAATTGGCTTAGAAAATTGGTCACAAGTGCTTATTTTTACACGTACTAAGCACGGTGCTAATAAGCTTGCTGAACATTTAAATGCCGATGGTATTAAATCAGCTGCTATTCATGGTAATAAAAGCCAAGGTGCAAGAACCCGTGCTTTAGCTGACTTTAAAGACGGTAAATTAAAAGCGCTGGTGGCAACAGATATTGCAGCACGTGGCCTCGATATCGACCAACTGCCTTATGTTGTCAATTTTGAATTACCGCAAGTGGCTGAAGATTATGTTCACCGTATTGGTAGAACAGGACGAGCGGCGGCAACAGGTAAAGCTATTTCACTGGTTTGTGTTGATGAACATGGATTATTAGCCGATATTGAGCGTTTATTAAAACGTGAAATTCCACGTTTAGCGTTAGAAGGTTATGATCCTGATCCTTCAATTAAAGCCGCCCCATTACATAAAAAGCCAAAAAACAATGCACCACGTAGAAGTGGTGGTGGCCATGGCCGTGCAGATATTCGTGGCAAAGATAATCGCAATAATCCCCGTAAAGAGGCGGGGAGTGAAGGCGGTAAAGAAGGTGATCGTAAAAAAAACAAAGAAAACTACCGTAATAAAGATGGCTCTCGTACCGGTAAATTAGGGCCTCGTCGTTCACGTAAAAGTGATGAAGGTAGTGATAATCAAAGCCCTTGGTCAAAAGCTAAAAAAGAGTTTTGA
- the acnR gene encoding putative DNA-binding transcriptional regulator, with translation MSETHQKTTRGELAKRQLLEAACEIFGKNGPDAATTRQIAQAAQQNIAAIAYYFGSKDGLYLAVAQHIADLIRLDFEPTVAILDEFLERPNPTEHLPLLQTLITDSFLQYAQLVLDKANIHLSRIMAREQLVPTEAYSLIHQQALSPLLTRVNKLLALYIGLDPTLPTTMLHTHAILGEVLSFRLVRETILRQTGWDRIGKNEYQIISNTLKTHITLLLNGLREIYTHPHHA, from the coding sequence ATGTCAGAAACCCATCAGAAGACGACACGTGGTGAACTAGCAAAACGACAACTATTGGAAGCAGCATGTGAGATCTTTGGTAAGAATGGCCCCGATGCAGCCACAACACGCCAGATTGCACAAGCCGCTCAACAAAATATTGCCGCTATCGCTTATTATTTTGGCTCCAAAGACGGGTTGTATCTCGCCGTTGCACAACATATCGCTGATCTTATCCGTCTTGATTTTGAACCTACTGTTGCCATCCTCGACGAATTTCTTGAGCGGCCAAACCCAACCGAACATCTGCCATTGCTACAAACACTGATCACGGATAGCTTTTTACAATATGCTCAACTGGTACTTGATAAAGCCAATATTCATCTTAGTCGTATTATGGCGAGAGAACAGCTTGTCCCCACAGAAGCATATTCGCTTATTCATCAACAAGCGTTATCGCCACTTTTAACACGCGTAAATAAATTATTAGCTCTCTATATTGGTTTAGATCCCACACTTCCGACGACAATGTTACACACTCACGCTATTTTAGGAGAAGTGCTATCATTTCGTTTAGTGAGAGAAACCATTCTAAGACAAACAGGATGGGATAGAATTGGTAAGAATGAATATCAAATTATCTCCAATACTTTAAAAACACATATTACGTTATTACTCAATGGATTAAGAGAGATTTACACTCACCCACATCATGCATAA
- the macA_2 gene encoding multidrug resistance protein MdtN, producing the protein MKTKKISFFIILMIIIGVVAGIYYYEENKESELVLYGNVDIRTVNLSFRVAGKLDSLLVDEGASVEKGQLLGNLDDAPYRNALDKAYGERDSAIAALALMEAGYRSEEIAQAQSDVSLKQAAWQYADNFYKRQQDLANRNVISANDLDSARNNRNQAAAALKAAQDKLNQYKNGYRKEDIDAARGQVMQAKAAVAQAELNLQDTQLISPSQGTILTRAVEPGTILSAGNPVFTVSLTNPVWVRAYISETHLSEAIPNRDVYLYTDGRKDKPYHGTIGFVSPTAEFTPKSVETPELRTDLVYRLRVVVTDADDALRQGMPVTLKFAPTH; encoded by the coding sequence ATGAAAACTAAAAAAATCAGCTTCTTTATCATCTTAATGATTATTATCGGTGTTGTTGCAGGTATCTATTATTACGAAGAAAACAAAGAGTCTGAATTAGTACTCTATGGCAATGTCGATATACGTACTGTTAATCTAAGTTTTCGTGTTGCAGGAAAATTAGATTCATTGCTTGTTGATGAAGGTGCTTCTGTCGAAAAAGGGCAACTGCTAGGAAATCTCGATGATGCCCCTTATCGTAATGCACTCGATAAAGCTTATGGTGAGCGCGATAGTGCTATTGCTGCGTTAGCCTTAATGGAAGCGGGTTATCGCAGTGAGGAAATTGCACAAGCTCAATCTGATGTGTCATTAAAACAAGCCGCTTGGCAATATGCCGACAACTTTTATAAACGCCAACAAGATTTAGCTAATCGTAACGTGATTTCGGCCAATGACTTAGACAGCGCAAGAAATAATCGTAATCAAGCAGCAGCTGCCTTAAAGGCAGCCCAAGATAAATTAAATCAATATAAAAATGGTTACCGAAAAGAAGATATTGATGCAGCTAGAGGCCAAGTTATGCAGGCAAAAGCCGCCGTTGCTCAAGCTGAGTTAAACCTTCAAGACACGCAGTTAATCTCACCATCACAAGGTACAATATTAACAAGAGCCGTTGAACCTGGCACTATTTTATCCGCAGGTAATCCCGTATTTACAGTGTCTTTAACCAACCCGGTTTGGGTTAGAGCGTATATTAGTGAAACCCACTTAAGCGAAGCTATCCCTAATCGAGACGTTTATCTCTACACCGATGGACGTAAAGATAAACCTTATCATGGCACAATCGGTTTTGTTTCACCGACAGCAGAATTTACGCCGAAAAGTGTCGAAACACCGGAATTAAGAACTGACTTAGTTTATCGACTTCGAGTCGTTGTGACGGATGCTGATGATGCATTACGCCAAGGGATGCCCGTGACTTTAAAATTTGCACCCACTCATTAA
- the ybhF_1 gene encoding ABC transporter, ATP-binding protein, protein MEHTDYTIELQGVEKRFTGLESPAVSALTATITGGSVTGLVGPDGAGKTTLIRMLAGLLKPDAGDIRILGMDPQRQSVDVRAILGYMPQKFGLYEDLTVLENLNLYADLKNVIGEERKKVYQQLLSFTDLTRFTSRLAGNLSGGMKQKLGLACTLLGSPKVLLLDEPGVGVDPIARRELWQMVHALASDGMLILWSTSYLDEAEQCKNILLLNKGELLYSGIPQDLTAKMAGRSFLLDVEGHQRRKVLQQAIIQPQVTDGVIQGQSVRLILKKQSNQSELLNALGKPDAKLIPATPRFEDAFIDLLGGGPSHKSELAEIMPQIPPVPNETVIEAQQLTKMFGQFAATDHVDFQVKRGEIFGLLGPNGAGKSTTFKMMCGLLVPSSGKALVLGMDLKESSGKARQHLGYMAQKFSLYGNLKVGQNLKFFSGVYGLHGKQQRDKINDMITAFGLQPMVNQITETLPLGYKQRLALACSLMHEPDILFLDEPTSGVDPLTRREFWLHINGMVDKGVTVMVTTHFMDEAEYCDRIGLVYRGKIIAAGEPDSLKKMVASDDNPTPSMEDAFIGLVLDYDKKLERENDKGSETHA, encoded by the coding sequence ATGGAACACACTGATTACACTATCGAACTACAAGGTGTTGAAAAACGCTTTACTGGACTAGAAAGCCCAGCGGTTTCTGCATTAACCGCCACCATTACTGGTGGCTCTGTCACGGGTTTAGTCGGCCCAGATGGTGCGGGTAAAACGACACTCATTCGTATGCTTGCAGGGCTATTAAAACCTGATGCAGGTGATATTCGTATTTTGGGCATGGATCCACAACGCCAAAGCGTGGATGTCCGAGCCATTCTTGGTTATATGCCTCAGAAATTTGGCCTCTATGAAGATTTAACGGTATTAGAAAATCTCAATCTTTATGCTGATTTAAAAAATGTCATCGGTGAAGAGCGCAAAAAAGTTTACCAGCAGTTGCTCTCTTTTACCGATCTCACTCGCTTTACCTCTCGCCTTGCGGGCAATCTTTCAGGAGGAATGAAACAAAAATTGGGGTTGGCTTGTACTTTATTAGGTAGCCCTAAAGTCTTGTTACTTGATGAGCCTGGTGTTGGCGTTGATCCCATTGCACGGCGTGAGCTTTGGCAAATGGTACATGCCTTAGCCAGTGATGGTATGTTGATACTGTGGAGTACTTCTTATCTTGATGAAGCAGAGCAATGTAAAAATATTCTCTTACTTAACAAAGGGGAGTTGCTTTATAGTGGTATTCCGCAAGATTTAACAGCAAAAATGGCTGGTCGCTCTTTTCTGCTTGATGTTGAAGGGCATCAGCGAAGAAAAGTATTACAACAAGCCATTATTCAACCTCAAGTAACAGATGGTGTTATTCAAGGACAATCTGTCCGTTTGATCTTGAAAAAACAAAGCAATCAATCCGAATTACTCAATGCCTTAGGTAAACCTGACGCTAAACTTATTCCAGCCACTCCACGCTTTGAAGATGCTTTTATTGATTTATTAGGGGGAGGCCCTTCTCATAAATCTGAATTAGCTGAAATCATGCCTCAAATCCCACCTGTGCCCAATGAGACCGTCATTGAAGCACAACAACTCACCAAAATGTTTGGTCAATTTGCAGCAACTGATCATGTTGATTTTCAAGTTAAACGTGGTGAAATTTTTGGCTTATTGGGGCCTAACGGTGCGGGTAAATCGACAACATTTAAAATGATGTGTGGCTTATTGGTGCCCTCCAGCGGTAAAGCACTGGTATTAGGTATGGACTTAAAAGAGAGTTCAGGTAAAGCACGCCAACATTTAGGTTATATGGCACAAAAATTCTCACTTTATGGCAATCTTAAAGTGGGACAAAACTTAAAATTCTTCTCTGGTGTTTATGGCTTACATGGTAAGCAACAGCGCGATAAAATCAACGATATGATAACCGCTTTTGGTTTACAACCAATGGTGAATCAAATCACGGAAACTTTACCTTTAGGTTATAAACAACGCCTTGCTCTTGCATGTTCACTCATGCACGAGCCCGATATTCTCTTTTTAGATGAACCCACATCGGGTGTTGATCCCTTAACACGGCGAGAGTTTTGGCTACACATTAATGGTATGGTTGATAAAGGGGTGACTGTGATGGTGACGACCCACTTTATGGATGAAGCCGAGTATTGTGATCGCATTGGTTTGGTTTATCGCGGAAAAATCATTGCTGCTGGCGAACCTGATTCGCTCAAGAAAATGGTTGCCAGTGATGATAATCCAACGCCTTCAATGGAAGATGCCTTTATTGGCTTGGTGCTAGATTACGATAAAAAACTTGAACGTGAAAATGATAAAGGGAGCGAAACACATGCCTAA
- the ybhS gene encoding ABC transporter, permease protein, which yields MPNSAQSSHARFSWRRLYALCLKETKQITRDPSSALIAIVIPLTLLFIFGYGINLDSSKLNIGILTNQQSQPSQALVYTFTNSPYINATISDNRQLLIDKMQAGQIRGIVVIPVNFAELLARQGTKAPIQVITDGSEPNTANFVQAYTKGVWQIWLQQQAISKGIDTPPLIEIEPRYWFNPAAISQHYIIPGAVTIIITVVGAILTSLVIAREWERGTMEALLSTQITRTELLLSKLIPYQVLGSFVMVLCMVVTVFVLGVPYRGSLWILGGITSLFLATALGMGLLISTLTRNQFNAAMISLNAAFLPAIMLSGFVFEIDSMPIFIQVVTYFIPARYFVSSLQTLFLAGDIPLILMLDMWLLIVSAIFFIGLTALATRRRLD from the coding sequence ATGCCTAATTCAGCTCAATCCTCTCATGCCCGCTTTTCTTGGCGACGTTTATACGCACTGTGTTTAAAAGAAACAAAACAAATTACTCGCGATCCCAGTAGTGCCTTAATTGCCATTGTTATTCCGCTTACTTTGCTGTTTATATTTGGTTATGGCATTAATTTAGACTCAAGTAAATTAAATATCGGTATTTTAACCAATCAACAAAGCCAACCTTCGCAAGCGCTCGTTTATACCTTTACAAACTCACCTTATATCAATGCAACCATTAGCGATAATCGACAATTATTAATCGATAAAATGCAGGCGGGGCAAATTAGAGGTATTGTGGTTATCCCTGTTAATTTTGCTGAATTACTGGCTCGCCAGGGCACGAAAGCGCCCATTCAAGTGATCACCGATGGTAGCGAACCCAATACCGCAAACTTTGTACAAGCTTATACCAAAGGGGTTTGGCAAATCTGGTTACAACAACAAGCTATCAGCAAAGGTATTGATACTCCCCCCTTAATCGAAATAGAACCTCGTTATTGGTTTAACCCTGCGGCAATAAGTCAGCACTATATTATTCCGGGTGCCGTTACTATTATTATTACCGTCGTAGGCGCTATCCTTACCTCGCTAGTGATTGCGCGTGAATGGGAACGAGGTACGATGGAAGCGCTACTTTCTACCCAAATAACACGCACAGAACTCTTACTTTCAAAGCTTATTCCTTACCAAGTGTTAGGCAGTTTTGTCATGGTGTTATGTATGGTAGTCACCGTGTTTGTGCTTGGCGTACCTTATAGAGGATCGTTGTGGATTTTAGGCGGGATCACCTCGCTCTTTTTAGCTACCGCTTTAGGCATGGGATTGCTTATTTCCACGCTAACGCGTAATCAATTTAATGCCGCGATGATTTCGCTAAATGCCGCATTTTTACCCGCAATTATGTTATCAGGCTTTGTTTTTGAAATTGATAGTATGCCCATATTTATTCAAGTGGTGACTTATTTTATTCCCGCGCGTTATTTTGTCAGTAGTTTACAAACACTCTTTTTGGCTGGTGATATTCCGTTGATATTAATGCTAGATATGTGGTTATTAATTGTATCGGCGATATTTTTTATTGGATTAACGGCGTTAGCAACACGTCGTCGATTAGATTAA
- the ybhR gene encoding ABC transporter permease has product MFYRLLTLIMKELQSLLQEPQTRIILIMPVIFQMILFPFAATLDVTNASIAIFDEDNGKQSIELTQRIAKASAFSQTLLLKNEHEIKETIDNRKALLLVRFPQNFSADLESHVPVKLQLILDGRNSNSAQIAANYVQQIVQNYQTELAGNTPSLLNKTELVVRNWYNPNLNYKWFIVPSLVALIITIGVMIVTSLSVAREREQGTLDQLLVSPLSTWQIFVGKAVPAMVVAAIQGTIVLIIGIFGYQIPFSGSLLLFYFTMLIYGLSLVGFGLLISALSSTQQQAFIGVFVFMMPAVLLSGYISPVENMPVWLQHATWINPIRHFTDITKQIYLKNADITVIWHSLWPLLVIAAGTGSFAYYLFQRKIA; this is encoded by the coding sequence ATGTTTTATCGCCTTCTCACCCTGATAATGAAAGAGTTACAGTCATTATTACAAGAGCCTCAAACGCGTATTATTTTAATAATGCCAGTTATCTTTCAGATGATTTTATTTCCTTTTGCAGCAACGTTAGATGTTACTAATGCCTCTATTGCCATTTTTGATGAGGACAATGGTAAACAATCTATCGAGTTAACCCAACGTATCGCCAAAGCGAGTGCATTCTCTCAAACTCTTTTGCTTAAAAATGAACATGAAATAAAAGAGACTATTGATAATCGTAAAGCGCTTTTATTAGTTCGTTTTCCGCAGAATTTTAGTGCTGATCTAGAAAGCCATGTTCCTGTTAAATTGCAATTAATCTTAGATGGCCGAAATTCAAATAGTGCACAAATTGCTGCAAATTATGTACAACAAATCGTACAAAATTATCAAACTGAATTAGCAGGTAATACACCTTCTTTACTAAATAAAACAGAACTGGTTGTTCGCAATTGGTATAACCCGAATTTAAATTATAAATGGTTTATTGTCCCCTCTTTAGTAGCACTGATTATTACTATTGGGGTTATGATAGTCACTTCACTTTCTGTTGCGAGAGAGCGTGAACAAGGCACATTAGACCAATTATTAGTTTCACCATTATCAACATGGCAAATCTTTGTAGGTAAAGCGGTGCCAGCAATGGTAGTGGCGGCCATTCAAGGCACTATTGTATTGATTATAGGGATATTTGGTTACCAAATACCTTTTTCAGGTTCACTATTGCTGTTTTACTTTACCATGCTAATTTATGGTTTATCGCTGGTGGGTTTTGGCTTATTAATATCAGCATTAAGTTCAACACAACAACAGGCTTTTATTGGTGTGTTTGTATTTATGATGCCAGCCGTTTTACTATCAGGTTATATTTCCCCCGTAGAAAACATGCCCGTTTGGCTACAACATGCCACATGGATAAACCCTATTCGTCATTTTACCGATATCACAAAACAGATTTACCTTAAAAATGCCGATATTACCGTAATATGGCACAGTTTATGGCCTTTATTGGTGATTGCAGCAGGTACTGGCTCTTTTGCATATTATCTTTTCCAAAGAAAAATAGCTTAA